The Syngnathus acus chromosome 3, fSynAcu1.2, whole genome shotgun sequence genome includes a window with the following:
- the zgc:113276 gene encoding uncharacterized protein zgc:113276 isoform X5 yields the protein MVMLDVLIIGGGPHALTLASMLSPSYPEHNSNPGRESHLPPSHTETPRLELDHKTITGQTNDNTKREVTNAEGVIWPSVITLQVVDTYGEWTSLWKSQFTALNIPHLRSHTLVHTDPVDKKALQEFVMRHNRSTELHSLPDRVRILDDNAFFNDTRLGSKERKRLNVSSNLKNTLSFSLPGTQLSVDFFKAQVEKYNLDKVLVKGTVTRISAVTEDDQMCQEDNTINGNALRQGGGKKKRVKHFQVHLEDGVVVKAQQLVMATGPTRAQMANIPQWVTQIEESYPDERLQHTVHLMHSLSRTQQNLKDTCDFTQGSCAVCEAGQRVMVVGGGLTSAHVVSIALQQGASHVTWVMRKHLQIKQFDVGDVESLVGRYSHVEHGIKMDGQAFLRQFFNERSLHKRLAMIRQARKGGAVTPEAYIQLQPFILKGQVAVKTYCQVSEASWCYKGQTWRLTLSNGDHWIGDMIWLATGCKLDVKQDPLLSDVMKEFPIKVLDGWPCISETLQWAEGCPLYLMGQYTALQVGPHAVNLAGGQAASMRIAKHILRHHSNMEVTELRAGRSKTEEYIQQMQGLLWL from the exons ATGGTGATGCTGGATGTGTTGATAATTGGGGGCGGGCCTCACGCCTTGACCCTGGCCAGCATGCTATCACCCTCGTACCCCGAACACAACTCCAATCCAGGACGAGAGTCACACCTGCCCCCATCCCACACTGAAACACCAAGACTTGAGCTCGACCACAAAACCATTACCGGGCAAACCAATGACAACACAAAGAGGGAGGTAACAAATG CAGAAGGCGTCATCTGGCCGTCAGTCATCACCCTCCAAGTGGTTGACACTTATGGAGAGTGGACTTCTTTGTGGAAGAGTCAATTCACAGCCCTGAACATCCCTCATCTGCGCTCGCATACACTCGTGCACACGGACCCTGTCGACAAG AAAGCACTGCAGGAGTTTGTGATGAGGCACAATCGTTCCACTGAGCTGCATAGTCTCCCCGACCGAGTGCGTATTCTGGATGACAACGCTTTCTTCAATGACACGCGGCTCGGAAGCAAAGAGCGAAAACGTCTGAATGTCTCCTCCAACCTGAAGAACACTTTGTCCTTCAGTCTGCCAGGAACTCAACTGAGTGTGGATTTCTTTAAAGCTCAG GTGGAGAAATATAACTTGGACAAGGTGCTTGTGAAGGGAACTGTTACCCGCATCTCCGCGGTGACTGAAGATGACCAAATGTGCCAAGAGGACAACACAATAAATGGAAATGCTTTAAGACAAGGAGgtgggaagaagaaaagagtgAAACATTTCCAAGTCCATCTTGAAGATGGCGTCGTGGTCAAAGCTCAACAGTTGGTAATGGCAACAGGGCCCACCCGTGCCCAGATGGCAAACATCCCGCAGTGGGTAACTCAGATCGAGGAGAGCTATCCAGACGAGCGCCTGCAACACACTGTGCACCTCATGCACTCGCTATCAAGGACCCAGCAAAACCTCAAAGACACTTGTGATTTCACACAAG GCTCATGTGCGGTGTGTGAGGCAGGCCAGAGAGTAATGGTAGTTGGAGGAGGTCTGACCAGCGCTCATGTCGTCTCCATCGCACTGCAGCAAGGGGCCAGTCATGTGACATGGGTCATGAGAAAGCACCTCCAG ATAAAACAGTTTGATGTGGGCGATGTGGAAAGCCTGGTGGGTCGTTACTCCCATGTGGAGCATGGCATCAAGATGGATGGCCAAGCCTTCCTCAGACAGTTCTTTAATGAAAGGAGTCTTCACAAGCGACTGGCTATGATTCGTCAGGCAAGGAAAGGAGGTGCTGTCACCCCAGAGGCCTACATCCAATTGCagccatttattttgaaaggacAGGTGGCTGTGAAGACGTATTGTCAG GTGAGTGAAGCCAGCTGGTGCTACAAGGGTCAAACCTGGAGGCTGACCCTTAGCAATGGAGACCACTGGATAGGAGACATGATTTGGTTGGCCACTGGGTGTAAACTTGATGTCAAACAGGACCCTTTGCTCTCTGACGTGATGAAGGAATTCCCGATAAAG GTGCTGGATGGCTGGCCATGCATATCAGAGACTTTACAGTGGGCAGAGGGGTGCCCTCTTTACTTGATGGGGCAGTACACCGCTcttcag GTTGGACCTCATGCAGTAAACCTGGCAGGTGGACAGGCAGCCAGCATGAGAATTGCCAAGCACATCCTGCGCCATCACAGCAACATGGAAGTGACTGAGCTGAGAGCAGGAAGATCTAAAACTGAAGAATATATTCAGCAAATGCAAGGACTTTTATGGCTCTAA
- the zgc:113276 gene encoding uncharacterized protein zgc:113276 isoform X4 — translation MINSKAGRIPSYGCLLLFFLLKNIKNCPQKKKGHSTMLLPHVHECLQMVMLDVLIIGGGPHALTLASMLSPSYPEHNSNPGRESHLPPSHTETPRLELDHKTITGQTNDNTKREVTNAEGVIWPSVITLQVVDTYGEWTSLWKSQFTALNIPHLRSHTLVHTDPVDKKALQEFVMRHNRSTELHSLPDRVRILDDNAFFNDTRLGSKERKRLNVSSNLKNTLSFSLPGTQLSVDFFKAQVEKYNLDKVLVKGTVTRISAVTEDDQMCQEDNTINGNALRQGGPTRAQMANIPQWVTQIEESYPDERLQHTVHLMHSLSRTQQNLKDTCDFTQGSCAVCEAGQRVMVVGGGLTSAHVVSIALQQGASHVTWVMRKHLQIKQFDVGDVESLVGRYSHVEHGIKMDGQAFLRQFFNERSLHKRLAMIRQARKGGAVTPEAYIQLQPFILKGQVAVKTYCQVSEASWCYKGQTWRLTLSNGDHWIGDMIWLATGCKLDVKQDPLLSDVMKEFPIKVLDGWPCISETLQWAEGCPLYLMGQYTALQVGPHAVNLAGGQAASMRIAKHILRHHSNMEVTELRAGRSKTEEYIQQMQGLLWL, via the exons ATGATAAACAGTAAAGCTGGACGAATACCATCATATGGTTgcttattactttttttcctcttgaaAAACATAAAGAATTGcccccagaaaaaaaagggtcatTCAACAATGTTGCTGCCCCATGTGCATGAATGTCTTCAGATGGTGATGCTGGATGTGTTGATAATTGGGGGCGGGCCTCACGCCTTGACCCTGGCCAGCATGCTATCACCCTCGTACCCCGAACACAACTCCAATCCAGGACGAGAGTCACACCTGCCCCCATCCCACACTGAAACACCAAGACTTGAGCTCGACCACAAAACCATTACCGGGCAAACCAATGACAACACAAAGAGGGAGGTAACAAATG CAGAAGGCGTCATCTGGCCGTCAGTCATCACCCTCCAAGTGGTTGACACTTATGGAGAGTGGACTTCTTTGTGGAAGAGTCAATTCACAGCCCTGAACATCCCTCATCTGCGCTCGCATACACTCGTGCACACGGACCCTGTCGACAAG AAAGCACTGCAGGAGTTTGTGATGAGGCACAATCGTTCCACTGAGCTGCATAGTCTCCCCGACCGAGTGCGTATTCTGGATGACAACGCTTTCTTCAATGACACGCGGCTCGGAAGCAAAGAGCGAAAACGTCTGAATGTCTCCTCCAACCTGAAGAACACTTTGTCCTTCAGTCTGCCAGGAACTCAACTGAGTGTGGATTTCTTTAAAGCTCAG GTGGAGAAATATAACTTGGACAAGGTGCTTGTGAAGGGAACTGTTACCCGCATCTCCGCGGTGACTGAAGATGACCAAATGTGCCAAGAGGACAACACAATAAATGGAAATGCTTTAAGACAAGGAG GGCCCACCCGTGCCCAGATGGCAAACATCCCGCAGTGGGTAACTCAGATCGAGGAGAGCTATCCAGACGAGCGCCTGCAACACACTGTGCACCTCATGCACTCGCTATCAAGGACCCAGCAAAACCTCAAAGACACTTGTGATTTCACACAAG GCTCATGTGCGGTGTGTGAGGCAGGCCAGAGAGTAATGGTAGTTGGAGGAGGTCTGACCAGCGCTCATGTCGTCTCCATCGCACTGCAGCAAGGGGCCAGTCATGTGACATGGGTCATGAGAAAGCACCTCCAG ATAAAACAGTTTGATGTGGGCGATGTGGAAAGCCTGGTGGGTCGTTACTCCCATGTGGAGCATGGCATCAAGATGGATGGCCAAGCCTTCCTCAGACAGTTCTTTAATGAAAGGAGTCTTCACAAGCGACTGGCTATGATTCGTCAGGCAAGGAAAGGAGGTGCTGTCACCCCAGAGGCCTACATCCAATTGCagccatttattttgaaaggacAGGTGGCTGTGAAGACGTATTGTCAG GTGAGTGAAGCCAGCTGGTGCTACAAGGGTCAAACCTGGAGGCTGACCCTTAGCAATGGAGACCACTGGATAGGAGACATGATTTGGTTGGCCACTGGGTGTAAACTTGATGTCAAACAGGACCCTTTGCTCTCTGACGTGATGAAGGAATTCCCGATAAAG GTGCTGGATGGCTGGCCATGCATATCAGAGACTTTACAGTGGGCAGAGGGGTGCCCTCTTTACTTGATGGGGCAGTACACCGCTcttcag GTTGGACCTCATGCAGTAAACCTGGCAGGTGGACAGGCAGCCAGCATGAGAATTGCCAAGCACATCCTGCGCCATCACAGCAACATGGAAGTGACTGAGCTGAGAGCAGGAAGATCTAAAACTGAAGAATATATTCAGCAAATGCAAGGACTTTTATGGCTCTAA
- the pir gene encoding pirin — protein MRKVEKTLLSVEQGEGVGARVRRSIGRKELQNLDPFLMLDEFRVSKPAGFPDHPHRGFETVTYVLEGVIAHEDFCGHSGRLQPGDLQWMTAGRGVVHAEMPMSEEPLVGLQLWVNLSRQNKMVEPAYQELRSSEIPKPSQGGVTVAVISGEALGAKSKVYTRTPTMYLDFLLKTGAQHVQPVPSGWTAFIYTLSGTIHVGPDEEQHKVEPHHTVVLGDGDSVRFENKGSDISRFVLIAGEPLNEPVVKHGPFVMNTQEEIKQAISDYTNGQNGFERALNWRSKIRDSF, from the exons ATGAGAAAAGTGGAGAAAACTTTGCTGAGTGTGGAGCAGGGTGAAGGAGTTGGTGCCCGTGTTCGCAGAAGCATCGGTCGAAAAGag TTGCAGAACCTAGATCCTTTTCTGATGCTGGATGAGTTTCGTGTCAGCAAGCCTGCAGGTTTTCCAGACCACCCTCACAGAGGATTTGAAACG GTAACATACGTGTTGGAAGGGGTCATAGCACATGAAGATTTCTGTGGCCATTCAGGGCGACTGCAACCTGGAGATCTGCaa TGGATGACTGCAGGACGGGGTGTGGTTCATGCAGAAATGCCCATGTCTGAGGAACCCTTGGTGGGTTTGCAGCTGTGGGTGAATCTATCCAGGCAAAATAAGATGGTGGAACCAGCCTATCAGGAGCTGCGGAGCTCTGAGATCCCCAAACCGTCTCAGGGCGGAGTCACCGTGGCTGTGATATCTGGCGAAGCCCTCGGAGCAAAG TCCAAGGTCTACACCAGAACACCAACAatgtatttggattttttgctGAAGACTGGAGCCCAGCATGTACAGCCAGTCCCCTCAG gaTGGACTGCCTTCATTTACACTCTATCAGGAACCATTCATGTTG GTCCTGATGAGGAGCAGCACAAGGTGGAGCCCCATCACACGGTGGTTCTTGGAGATGGGGACAGTGTTCGATTTGAAAACAAG GGTTCCGACATTTCCCGTTTTGTTCTGATCGCTGGAGAACCTCTCAATGAGCCCGTGGTGAAGCACG GTCCATTTGTGATGAACACGCAGGAAGAGATCAAGCAGGCTATCAGTGATTACACAAATGGTCAAAATGGTTTTGAGCGGGCCTTAAATTGGCGATCGAAGATCCGAGATTCATTTTGA
- the zgc:113276 gene encoding uncharacterized protein zgc:113276 isoform X1, translating to MINSKAGRIPSYGCLLLFFLLKNIKNCPQKKKGHSTMLLPHVHECLQMVMLDVLIIGGGPHALTLASMLSPSYPEHNSNPGRESHLPPSHTETPRLELDHKTITGQTNDNTKREVTNAEGVIWPSVITLQVVDTYGEWTSLWKSQFTALNIPHLRSHTLVHTDPVDKKALQEFVMRHNRSTELHSLPDRVRILDDNAFFNDTRLGSKERKRLNVSSNLKNTLSFSLPGTQLSVDFFKAQVEKYNLDKVLVKGTVTRISAVTEDDQMCQEDNTINGNALRQGGGKKKRVKHFQVHLEDGVVVKAQQLVMATGPTRAQMANIPQWVTQIEESYPDERLQHTVHLMHSLSRTQQNLKDTCDFTQGSCAVCEAGQRVMVVGGGLTSAHVVSIALQQGASHVTWVMRKHLQIKQFDVGDVESLVGRYSHVEHGIKMDGQAFLRQFFNERSLHKRLAMIRQARKGGAVTPEAYIQLQPFILKGQVAVKTYCQVSEASWCYKGQTWRLTLSNGDHWIGDMIWLATGCKLDVKQDPLLSDVMKEFPIKVLDGWPCISETLQWAEGCPLYLMGQYTALQVGPHAVNLAGGQAASMRIAKHILRHHSNMEVTELRAGRSKTEEYIQQMQGLLWL from the exons ATGATAAACAGTAAAGCTGGACGAATACCATCATATGGTTgcttattactttttttcctcttgaaAAACATAAAGAATTGcccccagaaaaaaaagggtcatTCAACAATGTTGCTGCCCCATGTGCATGAATGTCTTCAGATGGTGATGCTGGATGTGTTGATAATTGGGGGCGGGCCTCACGCCTTGACCCTGGCCAGCATGCTATCACCCTCGTACCCCGAACACAACTCCAATCCAGGACGAGAGTCACACCTGCCCCCATCCCACACTGAAACACCAAGACTTGAGCTCGACCACAAAACCATTACCGGGCAAACCAATGACAACACAAAGAGGGAGGTAACAAATG CAGAAGGCGTCATCTGGCCGTCAGTCATCACCCTCCAAGTGGTTGACACTTATGGAGAGTGGACTTCTTTGTGGAAGAGTCAATTCACAGCCCTGAACATCCCTCATCTGCGCTCGCATACACTCGTGCACACGGACCCTGTCGACAAG AAAGCACTGCAGGAGTTTGTGATGAGGCACAATCGTTCCACTGAGCTGCATAGTCTCCCCGACCGAGTGCGTATTCTGGATGACAACGCTTTCTTCAATGACACGCGGCTCGGAAGCAAAGAGCGAAAACGTCTGAATGTCTCCTCCAACCTGAAGAACACTTTGTCCTTCAGTCTGCCAGGAACTCAACTGAGTGTGGATTTCTTTAAAGCTCAG GTGGAGAAATATAACTTGGACAAGGTGCTTGTGAAGGGAACTGTTACCCGCATCTCCGCGGTGACTGAAGATGACCAAATGTGCCAAGAGGACAACACAATAAATGGAAATGCTTTAAGACAAGGAGgtgggaagaagaaaagagtgAAACATTTCCAAGTCCATCTTGAAGATGGCGTCGTGGTCAAAGCTCAACAGTTGGTAATGGCAACAGGGCCCACCCGTGCCCAGATGGCAAACATCCCGCAGTGGGTAACTCAGATCGAGGAGAGCTATCCAGACGAGCGCCTGCAACACACTGTGCACCTCATGCACTCGCTATCAAGGACCCAGCAAAACCTCAAAGACACTTGTGATTTCACACAAG GCTCATGTGCGGTGTGTGAGGCAGGCCAGAGAGTAATGGTAGTTGGAGGAGGTCTGACCAGCGCTCATGTCGTCTCCATCGCACTGCAGCAAGGGGCCAGTCATGTGACATGGGTCATGAGAAAGCACCTCCAG ATAAAACAGTTTGATGTGGGCGATGTGGAAAGCCTGGTGGGTCGTTACTCCCATGTGGAGCATGGCATCAAGATGGATGGCCAAGCCTTCCTCAGACAGTTCTTTAATGAAAGGAGTCTTCACAAGCGACTGGCTATGATTCGTCAGGCAAGGAAAGGAGGTGCTGTCACCCCAGAGGCCTACATCCAATTGCagccatttattttgaaaggacAGGTGGCTGTGAAGACGTATTGTCAG GTGAGTGAAGCCAGCTGGTGCTACAAGGGTCAAACCTGGAGGCTGACCCTTAGCAATGGAGACCACTGGATAGGAGACATGATTTGGTTGGCCACTGGGTGTAAACTTGATGTCAAACAGGACCCTTTGCTCTCTGACGTGATGAAGGAATTCCCGATAAAG GTGCTGGATGGCTGGCCATGCATATCAGAGACTTTACAGTGGGCAGAGGGGTGCCCTCTTTACTTGATGGGGCAGTACACCGCTcttcag GTTGGACCTCATGCAGTAAACCTGGCAGGTGGACAGGCAGCCAGCATGAGAATTGCCAAGCACATCCTGCGCCATCACAGCAACATGGAAGTGACTGAGCTGAGAGCAGGAAGATCTAAAACTGAAGAATATATTCAGCAAATGCAAGGACTTTTATGGCTCTAA
- the zgc:113276 gene encoding uncharacterized protein zgc:113276 isoform X2 — MINSKAGRIPSYGCLLLFFLLKNIKNCPQKKKGHSTMLLPHVHECLQMVMLDVLIIGGGPHALTLASMLSPSYPEHNSNPGRESHLPPSHTETPRLELDHKTITGQTNDNTKREVTNEGVIWPSVITLQVVDTYGEWTSLWKSQFTALNIPHLRSHTLVHTDPVDKKALQEFVMRHNRSTELHSLPDRVRILDDNAFFNDTRLGSKERKRLNVSSNLKNTLSFSLPGTQLSVDFFKAQVEKYNLDKVLVKGTVTRISAVTEDDQMCQEDNTINGNALRQGGGKKKRVKHFQVHLEDGVVVKAQQLVMATGPTRAQMANIPQWVTQIEESYPDERLQHTVHLMHSLSRTQQNLKDTCDFTQGSCAVCEAGQRVMVVGGGLTSAHVVSIALQQGASHVTWVMRKHLQIKQFDVGDVESLVGRYSHVEHGIKMDGQAFLRQFFNERSLHKRLAMIRQARKGGAVTPEAYIQLQPFILKGQVAVKTYCQVSEASWCYKGQTWRLTLSNGDHWIGDMIWLATGCKLDVKQDPLLSDVMKEFPIKVLDGWPCISETLQWAEGCPLYLMGQYTALQVGPHAVNLAGGQAASMRIAKHILRHHSNMEVTELRAGRSKTEEYIQQMQGLLWL; from the exons ATGATAAACAGTAAAGCTGGACGAATACCATCATATGGTTgcttattactttttttcctcttgaaAAACATAAAGAATTGcccccagaaaaaaaagggtcatTCAACAATGTTGCTGCCCCATGTGCATGAATGTCTTCAGATGGTGATGCTGGATGTGTTGATAATTGGGGGCGGGCCTCACGCCTTGACCCTGGCCAGCATGCTATCACCCTCGTACCCCGAACACAACTCCAATCCAGGACGAGAGTCACACCTGCCCCCATCCCACACTGAAACACCAAGACTTGAGCTCGACCACAAAACCATTACCGGGCAAACCAATGACAACACAAAGAGGGAGGTAACAAATG AAGGCGTCATCTGGCCGTCAGTCATCACCCTCCAAGTGGTTGACACTTATGGAGAGTGGACTTCTTTGTGGAAGAGTCAATTCACAGCCCTGAACATCCCTCATCTGCGCTCGCATACACTCGTGCACACGGACCCTGTCGACAAG AAAGCACTGCAGGAGTTTGTGATGAGGCACAATCGTTCCACTGAGCTGCATAGTCTCCCCGACCGAGTGCGTATTCTGGATGACAACGCTTTCTTCAATGACACGCGGCTCGGAAGCAAAGAGCGAAAACGTCTGAATGTCTCCTCCAACCTGAAGAACACTTTGTCCTTCAGTCTGCCAGGAACTCAACTGAGTGTGGATTTCTTTAAAGCTCAG GTGGAGAAATATAACTTGGACAAGGTGCTTGTGAAGGGAACTGTTACCCGCATCTCCGCGGTGACTGAAGATGACCAAATGTGCCAAGAGGACAACACAATAAATGGAAATGCTTTAAGACAAGGAGgtgggaagaagaaaagagtgAAACATTTCCAAGTCCATCTTGAAGATGGCGTCGTGGTCAAAGCTCAACAGTTGGTAATGGCAACAGGGCCCACCCGTGCCCAGATGGCAAACATCCCGCAGTGGGTAACTCAGATCGAGGAGAGCTATCCAGACGAGCGCCTGCAACACACTGTGCACCTCATGCACTCGCTATCAAGGACCCAGCAAAACCTCAAAGACACTTGTGATTTCACACAAG GCTCATGTGCGGTGTGTGAGGCAGGCCAGAGAGTAATGGTAGTTGGAGGAGGTCTGACCAGCGCTCATGTCGTCTCCATCGCACTGCAGCAAGGGGCCAGTCATGTGACATGGGTCATGAGAAAGCACCTCCAG ATAAAACAGTTTGATGTGGGCGATGTGGAAAGCCTGGTGGGTCGTTACTCCCATGTGGAGCATGGCATCAAGATGGATGGCCAAGCCTTCCTCAGACAGTTCTTTAATGAAAGGAGTCTTCACAAGCGACTGGCTATGATTCGTCAGGCAAGGAAAGGAGGTGCTGTCACCCCAGAGGCCTACATCCAATTGCagccatttattttgaaaggacAGGTGGCTGTGAAGACGTATTGTCAG GTGAGTGAAGCCAGCTGGTGCTACAAGGGTCAAACCTGGAGGCTGACCCTTAGCAATGGAGACCACTGGATAGGAGACATGATTTGGTTGGCCACTGGGTGTAAACTTGATGTCAAACAGGACCCTTTGCTCTCTGACGTGATGAAGGAATTCCCGATAAAG GTGCTGGATGGCTGGCCATGCATATCAGAGACTTTACAGTGGGCAGAGGGGTGCCCTCTTTACTTGATGGGGCAGTACACCGCTcttcag GTTGGACCTCATGCAGTAAACCTGGCAGGTGGACAGGCAGCCAGCATGAGAATTGCCAAGCACATCCTGCGCCATCACAGCAACATGGAAGTGACTGAGCTGAGAGCAGGAAGATCTAAAACTGAAGAATATATTCAGCAAATGCAAGGACTTTTATGGCTCTAA
- the zgc:113276 gene encoding uncharacterized protein zgc:113276 isoform X3 has translation MALPQSFMSSQQLRLQNLFAKDTSGLSKRFKMVMLDVLIIGGGPHALTLASMLSPSYPEHNSNPGRESHLPPSHTETPRLELDHKTITGQTNDNTKREVTNAEGVIWPSVITLQVVDTYGEWTSLWKSQFTALNIPHLRSHTLVHTDPVDKKALQEFVMRHNRSTELHSLPDRVRILDDNAFFNDTRLGSKERKRLNVSSNLKNTLSFSLPGTQLSVDFFKAQVEKYNLDKVLVKGTVTRISAVTEDDQMCQEDNTINGNALRQGGGKKKRVKHFQVHLEDGVVVKAQQLVMATGPTRAQMANIPQWVTQIEESYPDERLQHTVHLMHSLSRTQQNLKDTCDFTQGSCAVCEAGQRVMVVGGGLTSAHVVSIALQQGASHVTWVMRKHLQIKQFDVGDVESLVGRYSHVEHGIKMDGQAFLRQFFNERSLHKRLAMIRQARKGGAVTPEAYIQLQPFILKGQVAVKTYCQVSEASWCYKGQTWRLTLSNGDHWIGDMIWLATGCKLDVKQDPLLSDVMKEFPIKVLDGWPCISETLQWAEGCPLYLMGQYTALQVGPHAVNLAGGQAASMRIAKHILRHHSNMEVTELRAGRSKTEEYIQQMQGLLWL, from the exons ATGGCACTGCCACAAAGTTTCATGTCCTCACAACAACTGAGGCTGCAAAACCTTTTTGCAAAGGACACAAGCGGACTGTCCAAGCGCTTCAAG ATGGTGATGCTGGATGTGTTGATAATTGGGGGCGGGCCTCACGCCTTGACCCTGGCCAGCATGCTATCACCCTCGTACCCCGAACACAACTCCAATCCAGGACGAGAGTCACACCTGCCCCCATCCCACACTGAAACACCAAGACTTGAGCTCGACCACAAAACCATTACCGGGCAAACCAATGACAACACAAAGAGGGAGGTAACAAATG CAGAAGGCGTCATCTGGCCGTCAGTCATCACCCTCCAAGTGGTTGACACTTATGGAGAGTGGACTTCTTTGTGGAAGAGTCAATTCACAGCCCTGAACATCCCTCATCTGCGCTCGCATACACTCGTGCACACGGACCCTGTCGACAAG AAAGCACTGCAGGAGTTTGTGATGAGGCACAATCGTTCCACTGAGCTGCATAGTCTCCCCGACCGAGTGCGTATTCTGGATGACAACGCTTTCTTCAATGACACGCGGCTCGGAAGCAAAGAGCGAAAACGTCTGAATGTCTCCTCCAACCTGAAGAACACTTTGTCCTTCAGTCTGCCAGGAACTCAACTGAGTGTGGATTTCTTTAAAGCTCAG GTGGAGAAATATAACTTGGACAAGGTGCTTGTGAAGGGAACTGTTACCCGCATCTCCGCGGTGACTGAAGATGACCAAATGTGCCAAGAGGACAACACAATAAATGGAAATGCTTTAAGACAAGGAGgtgggaagaagaaaagagtgAAACATTTCCAAGTCCATCTTGAAGATGGCGTCGTGGTCAAAGCTCAACAGTTGGTAATGGCAACAGGGCCCACCCGTGCCCAGATGGCAAACATCCCGCAGTGGGTAACTCAGATCGAGGAGAGCTATCCAGACGAGCGCCTGCAACACACTGTGCACCTCATGCACTCGCTATCAAGGACCCAGCAAAACCTCAAAGACACTTGTGATTTCACACAAG GCTCATGTGCGGTGTGTGAGGCAGGCCAGAGAGTAATGGTAGTTGGAGGAGGTCTGACCAGCGCTCATGTCGTCTCCATCGCACTGCAGCAAGGGGCCAGTCATGTGACATGGGTCATGAGAAAGCACCTCCAG ATAAAACAGTTTGATGTGGGCGATGTGGAAAGCCTGGTGGGTCGTTACTCCCATGTGGAGCATGGCATCAAGATGGATGGCCAAGCCTTCCTCAGACAGTTCTTTAATGAAAGGAGTCTTCACAAGCGACTGGCTATGATTCGTCAGGCAAGGAAAGGAGGTGCTGTCACCCCAGAGGCCTACATCCAATTGCagccatttattttgaaaggacAGGTGGCTGTGAAGACGTATTGTCAG GTGAGTGAAGCCAGCTGGTGCTACAAGGGTCAAACCTGGAGGCTGACCCTTAGCAATGGAGACCACTGGATAGGAGACATGATTTGGTTGGCCACTGGGTGTAAACTTGATGTCAAACAGGACCCTTTGCTCTCTGACGTGATGAAGGAATTCCCGATAAAG GTGCTGGATGGCTGGCCATGCATATCAGAGACTTTACAGTGGGCAGAGGGGTGCCCTCTTTACTTGATGGGGCAGTACACCGCTcttcag GTTGGACCTCATGCAGTAAACCTGGCAGGTGGACAGGCAGCCAGCATGAGAATTGCCAAGCACATCCTGCGCCATCACAGCAACATGGAAGTGACTGAGCTGAGAGCAGGAAGATCTAAAACTGAAGAATATATTCAGCAAATGCAAGGACTTTTATGGCTCTAA